ATCGATCGCGTGATGGACACCAGCCTGGTCGGCGTCAGATACACCTCGCCCTGGCAGGTCTACTGCCTGGTGCTGGTCTGGGCCTTTATTGCCGCGGCCCTGATGCGGCTGCAGACCCAGACGCCGCTTGGCAGCATTGCCAACGCCACCCGCGACAATTTCGAGCGCGCCCAGTTTGTCGGCTACGATCCACGCGTGGTACGGCTCTACCAGTTCGCTCTCTCCGGCTTCTTCGCCGGCATCGCCGGCGGACTGTACGTGCTGATCTACGAAATCGTCACCTTCGACACGGTGTCCGCGGCCAAGTCAGCGAATGCGCTGCTCGCCGTCTATATCGGCGGCGCCGGCGGGTTCTTTGGACCGATCCTCGGCACCATCGTGGTGGTGCTGCTGCAGAGCGGGGTCAGCCTGCTCAGCAACGCCTGGCTGCTCTATGTCGGCGTGCTCTTCATCGTGATGGTGATGTACGCGCCGGGTGGACTGATCGGGCTGATCTTCATGCACATGCCGATCTGGCGCGCCGGGCGCCTGCGCGAACTGGCGCTGCCTTATGCGCGGGCGTTTCCGGCCGCACTGCTGGTCTTGCTCGGCTTCGTGTTTATGGTTGAACTCGCGTCCTTCACGACCATCGGCGCGGCGCAGGGCAAGAACTTCTCAATCGGCGGGCATCTCATTGACACCACGGCCCCGCTGCCATGGGTGATCGCGCTAGCCGCCCTTGTCCTGGGTGGGCTGTGGCTGCGCCACGAGGCACGCAGTTTCCGCGAGCGCTGGGACGCGCTGATGGAAGGCGTCAAGATCCAG
This portion of the Bradyrhizobium sp. AZCC 2262 genome encodes:
- a CDS encoding branched-chain amino acid ABC transporter permease; protein product: MNMLRRHWPWLLALVILLAFPFLFYDWSKGRHSGFVLTLMSEIGVMAIFALSYNMLMGQAGLLSFGHAVLLGMGAYCAAHVVLLVKAGSFWLPTELVPLAGGLGGLFFGYVFGWLVTKQRATAFAMITMGLGELVSAAALMFMGFFGGEGGIPIDRVMDTSLVGVRYTSPWQVYCLVLVWAFIAAALMRLQTQTPLGSIANATRDNFERAQFVGYDPRVVRLYQFALSGFFAGIAGGLYVLIYEIVTFDTVSAAKSANALLAVYIGGAGGFFGPILGTIVVVLLQSGVSLLSNAWLLYVGVLFIVMVMYAPGGLIGLIFMHMPIWRAGRLRELALPYARAFPAALLVLLGFVFMVELASFTTIGAAQGKNFSIGGHLIDTTAPLPWVIALAALVLGGLWLRHEARSFRERWDALMEGVKIQDGVKMKGVKVQEAMS